A window of the Cystobacter fuscus genome harbors these coding sequences:
- the hslU gene encoding ATP-dependent protease ATPase subunit HslU — MSNARKSPTFTPREVVGELDRYIVGQNAAKRAVAIALRNRWRRQQVSEDLRDEIHPKNIIMIGPTGVGKTEIARRLAKLAQAPFVKVEASKFTEVGYVGRDVESMVRDLVESAIALVRDEEMERVRARAIENAEDRLAQLLSGQAPASRPTGGMGFMAPPPPPPAAPRLSDTERDKLRAQLRAGTLDDQEVELETSEGGSPTFLRNFSGQGMEEIGVNLQDLFKNMPGMSRSRRRKVRAPEAFKLLEQEEAARLVDTERVNREALVRAEHSGIVFIDEIDKIASREGGGKGAGPDVSREGVQRDILPIVEGSTVNTKYGQVKTDHMLFIAAGAFHVSKPSDLIPELQGRFPIRVELEPLSGEDLVRILREPRNSLLRQYTALLDTEGVHLDFSDEAVLEIARIAQGVNERTENIGARRLHTVLERLLDDVSFSASEQGPRTLFIDAAYVRERLASVVQDEDLSRYIL; from the coding sequence GTGAGCAACGCACGCAAGAGCCCCACCTTCACGCCCCGCGAGGTGGTGGGCGAGCTGGACCGCTACATCGTCGGGCAGAACGCCGCCAAGCGCGCCGTGGCCATCGCGCTGCGCAACCGCTGGCGCCGCCAGCAGGTCTCCGAGGACCTGCGGGACGAGATCCACCCGAAGAACATCATCATGATCGGCCCCACCGGCGTGGGGAAGACGGAGATCGCCCGGCGGCTGGCGAAGCTCGCCCAGGCCCCCTTCGTCAAGGTCGAGGCCTCCAAGTTCACCGAGGTGGGCTACGTGGGCCGCGACGTGGAGTCCATGGTGCGCGACCTCGTCGAGTCCGCCATCGCGCTCGTGCGTGACGAGGAGATGGAGCGGGTGCGCGCGCGCGCCATCGAGAACGCCGAGGACCGGCTCGCCCAGCTGCTCTCCGGCCAGGCGCCCGCCTCGCGTCCCACCGGCGGCATGGGCTTCATGGCGCCCCCACCCCCACCTCCCGCCGCGCCCCGGCTCAGCGACACCGAGCGCGACAAGCTCCGGGCGCAGCTGCGCGCCGGCACGCTCGATGACCAGGAGGTGGAGCTGGAGACGAGCGAGGGCGGCTCGCCCACCTTCCTGCGCAACTTCTCCGGCCAGGGCATGGAGGAGATTGGCGTCAACCTGCAGGATCTCTTCAAGAACATGCCCGGCATGAGCCGCTCGCGGCGGCGCAAGGTGCGCGCCCCCGAGGCGTTCAAGCTCCTGGAGCAGGAGGAGGCCGCGCGGCTGGTGGACACCGAGCGCGTCAACCGCGAGGCTCTGGTGCGCGCCGAGCACAGCGGCATCGTCTTCATCGACGAGATCGACAAGATCGCCAGCCGCGAGGGCGGGGGCAAGGGCGCGGGCCCGGACGTGTCGCGCGAGGGCGTGCAGCGCGACATCCTCCCCATCGTCGAGGGCTCCACCGTCAACACCAAGTACGGCCAGGTGAAGACGGACCACATGCTCTTCATCGCCGCGGGCGCCTTCCACGTCTCCAAGCCGAGCGATCTCATCCCCGAGCTCCAGGGCCGCTTCCCCATCCGCGTGGAGCTCGAGCCGCTCAGCGGAGAGGATCTGGTCCGCATTCTGCGAGAGCCCCGAAATTCTCTCCTGCGCCAGTACACGGCGCTGCTCGACACGGAGGGCGTGCACCTGGATTTCTCCGACGAAGCCGTGTTGGAGATCGCCCGGATCGCACAGGGAGTCAACGAGCGGACGGAAAACATCGGGGCCCGGCGCCTGCATACGGTGCTCGAACGTCTGCTCGACGATGTATCATTCAGTGCCAGTGAGCAGGGCCCCCGGACCTTGTTCATCGATGCAGCCTATGTTCGCGAGCGGCTCGCGTCCGTGGTCCAGGACGAGGATCTCTCGCGCTACATCCTCTAG
- the hslV gene encoding ATP-dependent protease subunit HslV encodes MFHGTTILCVRREAKVVIAGDGQISLDKTIMKNTAKKVRRIGDGSVLAGFAGSTADAFTLFDRFEARLKEHQKNLARACVELGKDWRTDRFLRRLEALLIVADRERTFILSGSGDVIEPDFGIAAVGSGGSYALSAARALMTHTQLSAREVATHAMQIAADICVYTNSNVTYEEL; translated from the coding sequence ATGTTCCATGGCACCACCATCCTCTGTGTGCGCCGAGAGGCGAAGGTCGTCATCGCCGGTGACGGTCAGATCAGTCTCGACAAGACCATCATGAAGAACACGGCGAAGAAGGTCCGCCGTATCGGCGACGGCTCCGTGCTCGCCGGCTTCGCGGGCAGCACCGCCGACGCCTTCACCCTCTTCGATCGCTTCGAGGCGCGGCTCAAGGAGCACCAGAAGAACCTCGCCCGCGCCTGCGTGGAGCTGGGCAAGGATTGGAGGACCGACCGCTTCCTCCGCCGCCTGGAGGCCCTGCTCATCGTGGCCGACCGGGAGAGGACCTTCATCCTCTCCGGCTCGGGTGACGTCATCGAGCCGGACTTCGGCATCGCCGCGGTGGGCAGCGGGGGCTCCTACGCGCTCTCCGCCGCCCGGGCCCTGATGACGCACACCCAACTGTCCGCGCGCGAGGTGGCCACCCACGCCATGCAGATCGCCGCCGACATCTGCGTCTACACCAACTCCAACGTCACCTACGAAGAGCTCTGA
- a CDS encoding DoxX family membrane protein, with protein MPPEPSTPFFRTLSCEGAAYFLLRLALGLNIFLHGAVRLPALGAFADTLVQGFAQTPLPSPLVRAFALLLPFLEAGLGLLLTLGLLTRAALFGGGLLMVVLVFGTALRSQWETLGLQMGYVFLYAVLLVTVRFNALALDGGWNVRKR; from the coding sequence ATGCCTCCCGAGCCTTCCACCCCCTTCTTCCGCACGCTGTCCTGCGAGGGCGCCGCCTACTTCCTGCTGCGGCTCGCCCTGGGCCTCAACATCTTCCTGCACGGTGCGGTGCGTCTGCCCGCCCTGGGCGCCTTCGCCGACACGCTCGTGCAGGGCTTCGCCCAGACGCCCCTGCCGTCGCCGCTCGTGCGCGCCTTCGCGCTGCTGCTCCCCTTCCTCGAGGCCGGGCTCGGACTGCTGCTCACGCTGGGGCTGCTGACACGTGCCGCGCTCTTCGGCGGAGGGCTGCTCATGGTGGTGCTCGTCTTCGGCACCGCGCTGCGCAGCCAGTGGGAGACGCTCGGGTTGCAGATGGGCTACGTGTTCCTCTACGCCGTGCTCCTGGTGACGGTGCGCTTCAACGCGCTCGCCCTCGACGGCGGGTGGAACGTCCGGAAGAGGTGA
- a CDS encoding PilZ domain-containing protein: MSNLSSSERRRHPRHRVRMRIKILRGEVELAGEIFNISRSGCLLVTPVAMRVGDHYSVHLPVLPGSSFSIKVVRTRRVGEWFAVATHFETQLPDEAPILKLASQDSGVQEEPEQLF, encoded by the coding sequence GTGAGCAACCTGAGCAGTTCTGAGCGGCGTCGCCATCCCCGTCACCGCGTTCGCATGCGCATCAAGATCCTGCGTGGAGAAGTCGAACTCGCCGGAGAGATCTTCAACATCTCCCGCTCGGGGTGTCTGCTCGTCACCCCCGTGGCGATGCGCGTGGGGGATCATTACTCGGTGCACCTGCCCGTGCTCCCGGGCTCGTCCTTTTCCATCAAGGTGGTGCGCACGCGCCGGGTGGGCGAGTGGTTCGCCGTGGCGACCCACTTCGAGACCCAACTGCCCGACGAGGCGCCCATCCTCAAGCTCGCCAGCCAGGACTCGGGCGTCCAGGAGGAGCCCGAGCAGCTGTTCTGA
- a CDS encoding class I SAM-dependent methyltransferase, protein MGVWRAGGAPGSPGLSRGSPDQNRFRAELGPYFWKSAVLRRCWEKPRGYAGDFLMMEALYRRQPEGQTALELWMDSWALELPGFQAVRNRRDLLAQMLRAEHARGARKVMNVASGSAPELVAVARDVSFESVTLLDQDQGALDSALGHFTRVGAMPATRHQALRLWCGSVLELLRNRSDLPSASQDFIYSIGLFDYLTERFARRLTTKLWDGLAPGGLLVLGNFNAKNPMHLFTETALDWYLIYRDPEDLLRLVEGLPGLESAEVRTEDTGCLHLLVARKAK, encoded by the coding sequence ATGGGTGTCTGGAGAGCAGGAGGTGCGCCAGGATCCCCGGGCCTGTCGCGTGGCTCTCCGGACCAGAATCGCTTCCGCGCCGAACTCGGGCCGTACTTCTGGAAGAGTGCAGTGCTGCGGCGCTGCTGGGAGAAGCCCCGCGGCTACGCGGGAGACTTCCTGATGATGGAGGCGCTCTACCGGCGCCAGCCCGAGGGCCAGACGGCCCTGGAGCTGTGGATGGACTCCTGGGCCCTGGAGCTGCCTGGCTTCCAGGCGGTGCGCAACCGCCGGGATCTGCTGGCCCAGATGCTTCGCGCGGAGCATGCCCGGGGCGCACGCAAAGTGATGAACGTGGCGTCTGGTTCAGCGCCCGAGCTCGTCGCGGTGGCGCGCGATGTCTCCTTCGAGTCCGTGACGCTGTTGGATCAAGACCAGGGCGCGCTGGACTCGGCGCTGGGCCACTTCACGCGGGTGGGGGCGATGCCGGCCACGCGCCATCAGGCGCTGCGGCTGTGGTGCGGCTCGGTGCTGGAGCTCTTGCGCAACCGCAGCGATCTGCCTTCGGCCTCGCAGGACTTCATCTACTCCATCGGGCTCTTCGACTACCTGACGGAGCGCTTCGCCAGGCGGCTCACCACGAAGCTCTGGGACGGGCTGGCGCCGGGCGGCCTGCTGGTGCTGGGCAACTTCAACGCGAAGAACCCCATGCACCTGTTCACCGAGACCGCGCTGGACTGGTACCTCATCTACCGGGATCCGGAGGATCTGCTCAGGCTCGTGGAGGGCTTGCCCGGTCTGGAGAGCGCGGAGGTGCGGACCGAGGACACCGGTTGCCTTCACCTCCTGGTGGCGCGCAAGGCGAAGTAG